Below is a window of Deltaproteobacteria bacterium DNA.
CAGGCGATGTGCGAGGAGGTCCGCTACGACGAGAACGGGCAGCTGCTCACCGCGACGCTGATGGACTACGCCATGCCGAAGGCCCACATGTTCCCGCGCATCGAGCTCGACTCGACCTGCACGCCGACGCACCTGAACCCGCTCGGCGCCAAGGGCATCGGCGAGCTCGGCACGATCGGCTCGACGCCGTGCATCGTCTCGGCGGTTCTCGACGCGCTGCGGCCGCGCGGCGTGAAGCACCTCGACATGCCGCTCAAAGCCGAACGCGTCTGGCGCGCGCTCCAGGAGGTGTCGCGATGATTCCCGAGACCTTCGAGTACGCCGCGCCGCGCAGCCTGAAAGAAGCGATCGAGCTGCTCGCGCGAACCGCGGACGCGAAGCTGCTCGGCGGCGGCATGAGCCTGATTCCGGCGCTGAAGCACCGGCTCGCGGCGGCGTCGCTGCTCGTCGATCTCGGCCGCGTGCCGGATCTCGAGGGCATCTCCGAGAAGCGCGGGAAGCTCGCGATCGGCGGGCGCACGACGCACCGCGCTCTGACCAATCTTCGAGAGTTCGCAGACGTCCACGTGATCTGCGAGACCGCCGGATCGATCGGCGACGTGCAGGTGCGCCACCGCGGCACGATCGGCGGCAGCCTCGTCCACGCAGACCCCGCCGCGGACTGGCCCGCCGCGTTCCTCGCGCTCGACGGCGAGGCGACCGTGGTCGGCCCGAAGGGCGAGCGCGCGATCCCGGCCGCGCAGTTCTTCACCGGCATGCTCGCCTCGGCCGTGCGACACGACGAAGTGTTGACGGAGGTGCGCCTCTCCGTCGAGCGCA
It encodes the following:
- a CDS encoding xanthine dehydrogenase family protein subunit M: MIPETFEYAAPRSLKEAIELLARTADAKLLGGGMSLIPALKHRLAAASLLVDLGRVPDLEGISEKRGKLAIGGRTTHRALTNLREFADVHVICETAGSIGDVQVRHRGTIGGSLVHADPAADWPAAFLALDGEATVVGPKGERAIPAAQFFTGMLASAVRHDEVLTEVRLSVERKRAGTAYVKLRQPASGFAIVGVAAQVTLDRGGRIERASVGVTGVNSVPFRAAALEKRLAGKTPDAATLRPVCARIEEADPMEDLHASADYRAHLVGVFALRALLAASARAAA